A single window of Brevundimonas naejangsanensis DNA harbors:
- a CDS encoding NAD(P)/FAD-dependent oxidoreductase: MTKVLIIGAGHAGGSAAALLRQYGFEGEIVLAGQESAPPYQRPPLSKAWLKGEAGLEDLLLRPESFYAEQAIDLRTGVTATAIDAGAKTVTFADGTVEAYDVLILATGSTARKLAIPGADRPDLLELRTLEDAERLKAVLAPGKKLAVVGGGYVGLEAAASARALGAEAVVIERMNRVLARVASQPLSAFFTDLHKKHGVEILTGVEVAGFEDAGVRLADGTLIAADAVLVGVGAFACEALARTAGLACENGVVVEETARTRDPNIYAIGDVTRRPIPVHGGVMHRLESVPNALEQAKQAASAIVGRAAPAPEVPWFWSDQYDVKLQIAGVPFDADRQLVRGDPASGAFSVFHLAGERIVAVEAVNAPADFMGGRLLIGKAAPVDDALLADPAVSIKAVAKPQV; the protein is encoded by the coding sequence ATGACCAAGGTTCTGATCATCGGCGCGGGACACGCGGGGGGCTCGGCGGCGGCGCTGCTGAGGCAATATGGCTTCGAGGGCGAGATCGTCCTGGCGGGGCAGGAGAGCGCGCCGCCCTATCAGCGACCGCCCCTGTCGAAGGCCTGGCTGAAAGGCGAGGCGGGTCTGGAAGACCTGCTGCTGCGCCCCGAAAGCTTCTACGCCGAGCAGGCCATCGACTTGCGCACGGGCGTCACCGCGACCGCCATCGACGCGGGCGCCAAGACCGTGACCTTCGCTGACGGGACGGTCGAAGCTTACGACGTGCTGATCCTGGCCACCGGCTCGACGGCGCGCAAGCTGGCCATCCCCGGCGCGGATCGGCCGGACCTGCTGGAGCTGCGCACGCTGGAGGACGCCGAGCGGCTGAAGGCGGTTCTGGCGCCGGGCAAGAAGCTGGCGGTGGTCGGGGGCGGCTATGTCGGGCTGGAGGCGGCGGCCTCGGCTCGCGCCCTGGGCGCCGAGGCGGTGGTGATCGAGCGCATGAACCGGGTGCTGGCGCGCGTGGCCTCGCAACCCCTGTCGGCCTTCTTCACTGACCTGCACAAGAAGCACGGCGTCGAGATCCTGACCGGCGTGGAGGTCGCGGGGTTCGAGGATGCGGGCGTGCGGCTGGCGGATGGGACGCTGATCGCGGCGGATGCGGTGCTGGTCGGCGTCGGCGCCTTCGCCTGCGAGGCCCTGGCGCGCACGGCGGGACTGGCGTGCGAAAACGGCGTGGTGGTGGAGGAGACCGCCCGCACCCGCGACCCGAACATCTACGCCATCGGCGACGTGACGCGGCGGCCCATCCCGGTCCACGGCGGGGTCATGCACCGGCTGGAGAGCGTGCCCAACGCCCTTGAACAGGCCAAGCAGGCGGCCAGCGCCATCGTCGGCCGCGCGGCTCCGGCGCCCGAGGTCCCCTGGTTCTGGTCCGACCAGTATGACGTCAAACTGCAGATCGCGGGCGTGCCCTTCGACGCCGACCGCCAACTGGTGCGCGGCGATCCGGCCAGCGGCGCCTTCTCCGTCTTCCATCTGGCGGGGGAGCGGATCGTGGCGGTGGAGGCGGTCAACGCCCCCGCCGACTTCATGGGCGGACGGCTGCTGATTGGTAAGGCGGCGCCGGTCGACGACGCCTTGCTGGCCGACCCGGCGGTGTCGATCAAGGCGGTGGCCAAGCCCCAGGTGTGA
- a CDS encoding endonuclease domain-containing protein: MPPHFEIYRRAAGMRRSLTPPEARLWACLKAGGLEGLKFRRQHPIGPYILDFYCPAARLAVEVDGAAHDDPEQIAHDERRTRWLATQSVEVLWVRATDVRDHLDGVLASILRHATGR; this comes from the coding sequence ATGCCGCCGCATTTCGAAATCTATCGCCGCGCGGCAGGAATGCGTCGCTCCCTGACGCCGCCCGAGGCGCGGCTGTGGGCCTGCCTCAAAGCCGGCGGCCTGGAAGGTTTGAAGTTCAGGCGTCAGCATCCCATCGGCCCCTACATCCTCGACTTCTACTGCCCTGCCGCGCGGCTGGCGGTTGAAGTCGACGGCGCGGCGCATGACGACCCGGAGCAGATCGCTCACGACGAGCGGCGAACACGATGGCTAGCCACGCAGAGCGTGGAAGTGCTGTGGGTGCGCGCAACCGATGTTCGAGATCATCTGGATGGCGTGCTGGCGTCGATCCTCCGACACGCGACAGGACGGTAG
- a CDS encoding YerC/YecD family TrpR-related protein — protein sequence MERAMSTDAAKTALLDALLSLKTREEADAFLADLCTPAELRAMAERWQVARMLDAGDRTYREIAAQAPASPTTVVRVARSLKDMPHQGYRLVLDRLKA from the coding sequence ATGGAACGCGCCATGAGCACCGACGCCGCCAAGACCGCCCTGCTGGACGCCTTGCTCTCGCTGAAGACGCGGGAGGAGGCCGACGCCTTTCTGGCCGACCTGTGCACCCCGGCCGAGCTGCGCGCCATGGCCGAGCGGTGGCAGGTGGCGCGGATGCTGGACGCCGGGGACCGGACCTATCGCGAGATCGCCGCCCAGGCCCCGGCCAGCCCGACAACCGTGGTGCGCGTCGCGCGTTCCCTGAAGGACATGCCGCACCAGGGCTATCGCCTGGTGCTGGACAGACTGAAAGCCTGA
- the hisG gene encoding ATP phosphoribosyltransferase produces the protein MSTVQGRLRIAVQKSGRLAERSLDLVRDAGLRVVKGNNDLLYRIENYPIDLLRVRDDDIPTFVADGVCDLGIVGENVLDEVRNGGPNAEVVMPLGFGRCTLKIATPPGLDYAGPSSLQGLRIATSYPKILRRFLDEAGVDADIVTMRGAVEVAPRLKLAAAICDLVSTGATLEANGLMARETVLDSQAVLIKAPTPPEAGLQHLLDSIVERMAGVVSSQGAKYVMLNAPRAALDRITALLPGAGSPTVMPLSGRDDAVAVHAVCQEAVFWETLEKLKAEGASAILVLPIEKMM, from the coding sequence ATGAGCACGGTTCAGGGGCGGCTGCGCATCGCCGTCCAGAAATCCGGCCGCCTGGCCGAACGCAGCCTCGACCTGGTCCGCGACGCGGGCCTGCGCGTGGTGAAGGGCAACAACGACCTGCTGTATCGGATCGAGAACTATCCGATCGACCTGCTGCGGGTGCGCGACGACGACATCCCGACCTTCGTCGCCGACGGCGTCTGCGACCTAGGCATCGTCGGCGAGAATGTGCTGGATGAGGTCAGGAACGGCGGGCCGAATGCCGAGGTCGTCATGCCGCTGGGCTTCGGCCGCTGCACGCTGAAGATCGCCACGCCGCCGGGGCTGGACTACGCCGGGCCGTCGTCGCTGCAGGGCTTAAGGATCGCCACCTCCTACCCGAAGATTCTGCGCCGTTTTCTGGATGAGGCGGGGGTGGACGCCGACATCGTCACCATGCGCGGCGCCGTCGAGGTGGCTCCGCGGCTGAAGCTGGCCGCCGCCATCTGCGATCTGGTGTCGACCGGGGCGACGCTGGAGGCCAATGGCCTTATGGCGCGCGAGACCGTGCTGGACAGTCAGGCGGTGCTGATCAAGGCGCCGACGCCGCCCGAGGCGGGGCTTCAACACCTGCTGGACTCCATCGTCGAGCGGATGGCCGGCGTGGTGTCCTCGCAAGGCGCCAAATACGTGATGCTGAACGCGCCGCGCGCGGCGCTGGACCGGATCACCGCCCTGTTGCCCGGCGCCGGATCGCCGACGGTCATGCCCCTGTCGGGGCGCGACGACGCCGTGGCCGTCCACGCCGTCTGCCAGGAGGCCGTCTTCTGGGAGACGCTGGAGAAACTGAAGGCCGAAGGGGCGTCGGCCATCCTGGTCCTGCCCATCGAGAAGATGATGTGA
- the hisD gene encoding histidinol dehydrogenase: MKRIDWNQLDAAGRKAALARPQRRTESFVASVVREIFDDVQARGGEAVTDWATRLDGAAPRRIEITEAAATKARRDLPPAAARALRVAADNVRVFHQATKPEDTPFIETTPGVKSKLVWRPIGSAGLYVPGGTAPLFSSLLMLAIPAGVAGVARRVAVTPPSKDGSVHPAMIAAAAEAGLEELWLLGGAQAIAALTFGAELEDGVIAPVDKLFGPGNAYVAEAKRYAASLPGGPAQDLPAGPSELLVIADRDADFEIVAADLLSQAEHDADAQVILVSDSGTALSEIMAEVERQIESLPRAAIARASLAEARAIRVRDMAEACAVANLYGPEHLSIQTEEAERLVERISAAGAVFVGRWAAETLGDYAAGPSHVLPTDGAARTLGGVVTASFMTAMSVQTVTEQGAAALAPVAAALARLEGLEAHARAADLRSAG, from the coding sequence ATGAAGCGTATCGACTGGAACCAATTGGACGCCGCCGGGCGCAAGGCCGCCCTGGCCCGCCCGCAGCGCCGCACCGAGAGCTTTGTCGCCAGCGTGGTGCGCGAGATCTTCGACGACGTGCAGGCGCGCGGCGGCGAGGCCGTGACCGACTGGGCCACGCGTCTGGACGGCGCCGCGCCGCGCCGGATCGAAATCACGGAAGCCGCTGCGACCAAGGCGCGCCGCGACCTGCCGCCCGCCGCCGCCCGCGCCCTGCGGGTCGCCGCCGACAATGTGCGCGTCTTCCATCAGGCGACGAAGCCCGAGGACACGCCCTTCATCGAGACGACGCCCGGCGTGAAGTCGAAGCTGGTCTGGCGGCCGATCGGCTCGGCGGGCCTCTATGTTCCGGGCGGGACGGCGCCGCTGTTCTCGTCGCTGCTGATGCTGGCCATACCGGCGGGCGTGGCTGGCGTGGCGCGGCGCGTCGCCGTCACCCCGCCGTCCAAGGACGGCTCGGTCCACCCCGCCATGATCGCCGCCGCCGCCGAGGCGGGGCTGGAGGAGTTATGGCTGCTGGGCGGGGCGCAGGCCATCGCCGCCCTGACCTTCGGCGCCGAACTGGAGGACGGCGTCATCGCCCCCGTCGACAAGCTGTTCGGCCCCGGAAACGCCTATGTCGCCGAGGCCAAGCGCTACGCCGCGTCCCTGCCCGGCGGACCGGCGCAGGACCTGCCGGCGGGTCCGTCGGAACTGCTGGTCATCGCCGACCGCGACGCCGATTTCGAGATCGTCGCGGCGGACCTGCTCAGCCAGGCCGAGCATGACGCCGACGCCCAGGTGATCCTGGTGTCCGACAGCGGCACGGCCCTGAGCGAGATCATGGCCGAGGTCGAACGACAGATCGAAAGCCTGCCGCGCGCCGCCATCGCCCGCGCGTCGCTGGCCGAGGCCCGCGCCATCCGGGTGCGCGACATGGCCGAGGCGTGCGCGGTCGCGAACCTCTACGGTCCCGAACACCTGTCGATCCAGACGGAGGAAGCCGAACGGCTGGTTGAGCGGATCAGCGCCGCGGGCGCCGTCTTCGTCGGGCGCTGGGCGGCCGAGACGCTGGGCGACTACGCCGCCGGACCCAGCCACGTCCTGCCGACCGACGGCGCGGCGCGGACGCTGGGCGGCGTCGTCACCGCCAGCTTCATGACTGCGATGTCGGTGCAGACCGTCACCGAACAAGGCGCCGCCGCCCTGGCCCCCGTCGCCGCCGCCCTGGCGCGGCTCGAGGGGCTGGAGGCCCACGCGCGCGCCGCCGATCTAAGGAGCGCGGGATGA
- the hisB gene encoding imidazoleglycerol-phosphate dehydratase HisB, with product MSLPAPYPPLVSGGDGLERYPAAPTALAARMAALYGVDADQVLPTRGLTHGLELIWRLAARDGLKVQAPDAEPYTQLAALYARSAEDAETAAVVIRALGSPEAAAEMAERVAPALLVVDEGMVEFAEAPSAALLVNDHANLIVLRSLSLAYGLAGARVGAAVAQAQTLAHLAGVLEPYALPEVSVRLAMQALDPSRMMETAERISAVRRERVRVAEALSRIMALEAGVGPVIVARPSDPEGALEALRRYGLRADLAGERVRLPVSLKPEVNDRLLTALDAPTPGARRNRTGQAIRDTKETRIVCAVDLDSAGPVKIETGVGFFDHMIEQVAAHGGFAIRLACEGDLHIDPHHTIEDCAIALGQALKQALGERRGIGRYGFVLPMDEAEASVSIDLSGRPYPVFEGTFATPMLGDYRTDLTAHVVRSLAENLGAAVHVRVTGDDDHHKTEAVFKALGRALRQAIRVEGDVVPSTKGVL from the coding sequence ATGAGCTTGCCCGCCCCCTATCCGCCGCTCGTCTCGGGCGGCGACGGCCTGGAGCGTTATCCGGCCGCGCCGACCGCGCTGGCGGCCCGCATGGCCGCCCTCTACGGCGTCGACGCCGATCAGGTGCTGCCGACGCGCGGCCTGACGCACGGGCTGGAGCTGATCTGGCGCCTGGCCGCGCGCGACGGGCTGAAGGTGCAGGCGCCCGACGCCGAGCCCTATACGCAACTGGCCGCCCTCTACGCCCGCTCGGCTGAAGACGCCGAGACCGCCGCCGTGGTCATTCGCGCCCTCGGCTCGCCCGAGGCCGCAGCCGAGATGGCCGAGCGCGTCGCTCCCGCCCTGCTGGTCGTCGATGAAGGGATGGTCGAGTTCGCCGAGGCGCCGTCCGCCGCGCTCCTGGTCAACGACCACGCCAATCTGATCGTGCTGCGCAGCCTGTCGCTGGCCTATGGCCTGGCCGGGGCGCGGGTCGGGGCGGCGGTCGCGCAGGCGCAGACGCTGGCCCATCTGGCCGGCGTCCTGGAGCCCTACGCCCTGCCCGAAGTCTCGGTGCGGCTGGCGATGCAGGCGCTGGACCCGTCGCGGATGATGGAGACGGCCGAACGCATCAGCGCCGTGCGCCGCGAGCGCGTCCGCGTCGCCGAGGCCCTGTCGCGCATCATGGCGCTGGAGGCCGGGGTGGGGCCGGTGATCGTCGCCAGACCCTCCGATCCGGAGGGCGCGCTCGAGGCCCTGCGCCGCTACGGATTGCGCGCCGATCTCGCGGGCGAGCGGGTGCGCCTGCCCGTCTCGCTGAAGCCCGAGGTCAACGACCGCCTGCTGACCGCGCTGGACGCCCCCACCCCCGGCGCGCGGCGCAACCGCACCGGTCAGGCCATCCGCGACACCAAGGAGACGCGCATCGTCTGCGCCGTCGATCTGGACAGCGCCGGGCCGGTGAAAATCGAAACCGGCGTCGGCTTCTTCGACCACATGATCGAACAGGTGGCGGCGCACGGGGGGTTCGCGATCCGTCTGGCGTGCGAAGGCGACCTGCACATCGATCCGCACCACACCATCGAGGACTGCGCCATCGCCCTGGGCCAGGCGCTGAAACAGGCGCTGGGCGAGCGGCGCGGCATCGGCCGCTACGGCTTCGTCCTGCCGATGGACGAGGCCGAGGCGTCGGTCTCCATCGACCTGTCGGGACGGCCCTATCCGGTGTTCGAGGGGACGTTCGCCACGCCGATGCTGGGCGACTATCGCACCGATCTGACAGCGCATGTCGTGCGCTCCCTGGCCGAAAACCTGGGCGCGGCGGTCCATGTCCGCGTCACCGGCGACGACGACCACCACAAGACCGAGGCCGTGTTCAAGGCCCTGGGCCGCGCCCTGCGTCAGGCGATCCGGGTCGAGGGCGATGTGGTGCCCAGCACCAAGGGGGTGCTGTGA
- the hisH gene encoding imidazole glycerol phosphate synthase subunit HisH: protein MNVTLIGYGAGNVASVRFALERLGARVRITDDPADVDEAERVILPGVGAAGYAMQRLKALGLVEALRAFPRPLLGVCLGQQLLFETSAEDGGADLLGLIPGRVGAIAPAPSRPSPHMGWSRLSLRRPDPLLEGIEDGDWAYFVHGYVCPDGPATIAAADYGLPVPAVVNSANRWGCQFHPERSAAAGARILKNFLELPA from the coding sequence ATGAACGTCACCCTGATCGGTTATGGGGCGGGCAATGTCGCCTCGGTGCGGTTCGCGCTGGAGCGGCTGGGCGCGCGGGTGCGGATCACCGACGATCCGGCCGATGTGGACGAGGCCGAGCGGGTCATCCTGCCGGGCGTCGGCGCGGCGGGCTATGCGATGCAGCGGCTGAAAGCGCTGGGTCTGGTCGAGGCCTTGCGGGCTTTTCCTCGCCCCCTGCTGGGCGTCTGTCTGGGCCAGCAGCTCTTGTTCGAGACCAGCGCCGAGGACGGGGGCGCCGACCTGTTGGGCCTGATCCCCGGCCGGGTGGGGGCGATCGCGCCCGCGCCGTCGCGTCCTTCGCCCCACATGGGCTGGAGCCGGCTGAGCCTCCGTCGGCCTGATCCGCTGCTGGAAGGGATCGAGGACGGCGACTGGGCCTATTTCGTCCACGGCTATGTCTGCCCTGACGGCCCCGCCACCATCGCCGCAGCCGACTACGGCCTGCCCGTGCCCGCCGTGGTCAACAGCGCCAACCGCTGGGGCTGCCAGTTCCACCCCGAGCGCTCGGCGGCCGCCGGAGCGCGTATTCTGAAGAACTTCCTGGAGTTGCCCGCGTGA
- the hisA gene encoding 1-(5-phosphoribosyl)-5-[(5-phosphoribosylamino)methylideneamino]imidazole-4-carboxamide isomerase — protein sequence MIIYPAIDLIDGHAVRLLHGDFNHVTRYDSHPANRLAAFTAEGAEWIHVIDLDGAQAGEARQYALIGDMARAVDIKVQSGGGVRSEKDIEHLLEAGISRVVVGSLAVTDTDQVLKWLEQFGPEAIALALDVRYEDGLPVPALKGWTQSSGVDLWSVLERYPAGLLRHILITDVGRDGALTGLNQGLLSEAVRRRPELEIQASGGVADLDDLRAAKAIGCAGAITGRALYTGRFTVAEALRAVAG from the coding sequence GTGATCATCTATCCCGCCATTGACCTGATCGACGGCCATGCGGTTCGCCTGCTGCACGGCGATTTCAATCACGTGACCCGTTACGATTCCCATCCCGCCAACCGGCTGGCGGCCTTCACCGCCGAAGGGGCCGAGTGGATCCACGTCATCGACCTGGACGGGGCGCAGGCGGGCGAGGCGCGTCAGTATGCGCTGATCGGCGACATGGCCCGGGCCGTGGATATCAAGGTCCAGTCCGGCGGCGGCGTCCGCTCGGAAAAGGATATCGAACACCTGCTGGAGGCCGGGATCAGCCGCGTCGTCGTCGGCTCGCTGGCCGTCACCGATACGGATCAGGTACTGAAGTGGCTGGAGCAGTTCGGCCCCGAAGCCATCGCCCTGGCCCTGGACGTCCGCTACGAGGACGGCCTGCCGGTGCCGGCCCTGAAGGGCTGGACGCAGTCGTCCGGCGTGGATCTGTGGAGCGTGCTGGAGCGCTATCCGGCGGGGCTGCTGCGCCACATCCTGATTACCGACGTCGGTCGCGACGGCGCCCTGACGGGCCTGAACCAGGGCCTTCTGTCCGAAGCCGTTCGCCGTCGGCCTGAGCTGGAGATCCAGGCCTCGGGCGGGGTGGCCGACCTGGACGACCTGAGGGCGGCCAAGGCCATCGGCTGCGCGGGGGCCATCACCGGCCGCGCCCTCTATACCGGCCGCTTCACCGTGGCCGAGGCGCTGAGGGCCGTCGCGGGATGA
- the hisF gene encoding imidazole glycerol phosphate synthase subunit HisF yields the protein MTARRIIPCLDVKDGRVVKGVRFEGHVDMGDAAELAARYRDQGADELVFYDITASPEGRTLDYGWVQDIARLLDIPFCVAGGIRSVEQAARCLDHGADKVSINSPALERPELIGELAARLGRQCVVVGVDSAFQDGEWRVHKYTGDPNARRGAGRLTMDWIVEAQGLGAGEIVLNCIDQDGVRKGYDVAQLAEARRRLTVPLVASGGAGAVEHFRDVFVEADVSGALAASVFHSGAISIPDLKRYLDAQGVEVRI from the coding sequence ATGACCGCCCGGCGCATCATCCCCTGCCTGGACGTCAAGGACGGCCGGGTGGTCAAGGGCGTGCGGTTCGAGGGCCACGTCGACATGGGCGACGCCGCCGAACTGGCCGCGCGCTATCGCGATCAGGGGGCCGACGAACTGGTCTTCTACGACATCACCGCCAGCCCTGAGGGACGCACGCTGGACTATGGCTGGGTGCAGGACATCGCCCGGCTGCTGGACATCCCCTTCTGCGTCGCCGGCGGCATCCGTAGCGTCGAGCAGGCGGCGCGCTGTCTCGACCACGGGGCGGACAAGGTGTCGATCAACTCCCCCGCGCTGGAGCGGCCCGAACTGATCGGCGAGCTGGCCGCGCGGCTGGGGCGACAATGCGTCGTCGTCGGCGTCGACAGCGCCTTTCAGGACGGCGAATGGCGGGTGCACAAATACACCGGCGATCCGAACGCGCGGCGCGGCGCCGGGCGGCTGACCATGGACTGGATCGTCGAGGCGCAGGGTCTGGGCGCGGGCGAGATCGTGCTGAACTGCATTGATCAGGACGGGGTGCGCAAAGGGTATGACGTGGCTCAGCTGGCCGAGGCGCGGCGGCGGCTGACCGTTCCGCTGGTGGCCTCGGGCGGGGCCGGGGCGGTGGAGCATTTCAGGGACGTGTTCGTGGAGGCGGACGTGTCGGGCGCGCTGGCGGCGAGCGTTTTCCACTCGGGCGCGATCTCGATCCCGGATTTGAAGCGTTATCTGGACGCGCAAGGCGTGGAGGTCAGGATATGA
- the hisIE gene encoding bifunctional phosphoribosyl-AMP cyclohydrolase/phosphoribosyl-ATP diphosphatase HisIE gives MTVDLSQIDFAKGNGLIPAVVQDADTLQVLTLAYMDKAALRETLDSGQATFFSRSRGGRWRKGETSGDFLNVVSVTPDCDGDAVVVKVRPVGNACHLNRISCFGEEDAPGLGRIGRLERTIHVRAKADPNDSWTARLIAQGPKRAAQKVGEEGVETALAGAAGDNAELASEAADLIYHLLVLLHARDMVFQDVLDVLTRRAEPAEDQG, from the coding sequence ATGACAGTCGATCTCTCCCAGATCGACTTCGCCAAGGGAAACGGCCTGATCCCCGCCGTGGTGCAGGACGCCGACACGCTGCAGGTGCTGACGCTGGCCTATATGGACAAGGCGGCGCTGAGGGAGACGCTGGACAGCGGGCAAGCCACCTTCTTTTCGCGCTCGCGCGGCGGGCGGTGGAGGAAGGGCGAGACGTCGGGCGACTTCCTCAACGTCGTCTCGGTGACGCCTGATTGCGACGGCGACGCCGTGGTGGTGAAGGTGCGCCCGGTCGGAAACGCCTGCCACCTGAACCGCATCAGCTGCTTCGGCGAGGAGGACGCGCCCGGCCTGGGCCGCATCGGGCGGCTGGAGCGCACCATCCATGTCCGCGCGAAGGCCGATCCCAACGACAGCTGGACCGCCCGCCTGATCGCGCAAGGCCCCAAACGCGCGGCGCAAAAGGTCGGCGAAGAAGGCGTCGAGACGGCTCTGGCCGGGGCGGCGGGAGATAATGCGGAACTCGCCAGCGAGGCGGCGGATTTGATCTATCACCTGCTGGTGCTTCTGCACGCCCGTGACATGGTGTTCCAGGACGTGCTGGACGTTCTGACCCGACGGGCGGAACCGGCTGAAGATCAAGGCTGA
- the zwf gene encoding glucose-6-phosphate dehydrogenase: MAALILFGGGGDLALRMLLPSLYFLDHDGLLPDGLKIIAAARTEETTEAYLKKVREAVQPRAEADNAWREDSWRRLTERLEYMAVDATDADSLKPLKARAGEGAITAFLAVSPSLYGRIVTAMKTAGLAGPDDRIVLEKPVGRDLESFREIDDAVADAFDERQVFRIDHYLGKETVQNLIALRFGNAIFEPLWNNLTIDHVQITVGETVGVGDRWPYYDEYGALRDMVQNHMLQLLCLVAMEPPSDLDPDSVRNEKVKVLRSLRPIMAEDAERVTVRGQYRAGDIEGRSVESYEAERGQPSDTETFVALRADIDNWRWAGVPFFMRTGKRLAEKRTEIVIQFKPVPHSIFGHGERGDIYDNRLVIELQPDEDISLSVMNKKPGLEQRMQLQPIQMSLSWGQDGKDGAAPRRRIAYERLLLDALHGDSTLFVRRDEAEQAWKWVDEVADAWSCRECRPLDYDAGSWGPEAADLLLSRTGRKWNVR; this comes from the coding sequence ATGGCGGCGCTGATACTGTTCGGAGGCGGGGGCGACCTCGCCCTGCGTATGCTGCTGCCGTCGCTGTACTTCCTCGATCACGACGGCCTGCTGCCGGACGGGCTGAAGATCATCGCCGCCGCGCGCACCGAAGAGACGACCGAGGCCTATCTGAAAAAGGTGCGCGAGGCGGTGCAGCCGCGCGCCGAAGCCGACAACGCCTGGCGCGAAGACAGCTGGCGGCGATTGACTGAGCGGCTGGAATACATGGCCGTAGACGCCACCGACGCTGACAGCCTGAAGCCGCTGAAGGCCCGCGCCGGCGAGGGCGCGATCACGGCTTTTCTGGCGGTGTCGCCGTCGCTGTACGGCCGCATCGTCACGGCGATGAAAACGGCCGGTCTGGCCGGGCCCGACGACCGCATCGTGCTGGAAAAGCCGGTCGGGCGCGACCTGGAGAGCTTCCGCGAAATCGACGACGCCGTGGCCGACGCCTTTGACGAGCGGCAGGTGTTCCGCATCGATCACTACCTGGGCAAGGAGACGGTGCAGAACCTGATCGCCCTGCGCTTCGGCAACGCCATCTTCGAGCCGCTGTGGAACAATCTGACCATCGACCATGTGCAGATCACGGTCGGGGAGACGGTCGGCGTCGGCGACCGCTGGCCCTATTACGACGAATACGGCGCCCTGCGGGACATGGTGCAGAACCATATGCTGCAGCTGCTGTGTCTGGTGGCGATGGAGCCGCCCAGCGACCTGGACCCGGACTCCGTGCGCAATGAGAAGGTGAAGGTGCTGCGCTCGCTGCGCCCCATCATGGCCGAGGACGCCGAACGCGTCACGGTGCGCGGCCAGTATAGGGCTGGAGATATCGAGGGCCGGTCGGTCGAGAGCTATGAAGCCGAGCGCGGCCAGCCGTCGGACACGGAGACCTTCGTCGCCCTGCGCGCCGATATCGACAACTGGCGCTGGGCCGGCGTGCCCTTCTTCATGCGCACCGGCAAGCGGCTGGCCGAGAAACGCACCGAGATCGTCATCCAGTTCAAGCCGGTGCCCCACTCCATCTTCGGCCACGGAGAGCGGGGCGACATCTATGACAACCGGCTGGTGATCGAGCTGCAGCCGGACGAGGACATCTCCCTGTCGGTGATGAACAAGAAGCCGGGGCTGGAGCAGCGGATGCAGCTTCAGCCGATCCAGATGAGCCTGTCGTGGGGGCAGGATGGGAAGGACGGCGCGGCTCCGCGTCGCCGCATCGCCTATGAGCGGCTGCTGCTGGACGCCCTGCACGGCGACTCCACCCTGTTCGTGCGCCGAGATGAAGCCGAGCAGGCCTGGAAATGGGTGGACGAGGTGGCGGACGCCTGGTCGTGCCGGGAGTGTCGGCCGCTGGACTATGACGCGGGAAGCTGGGGGCCGGAGGCGGCGGACCTGCTGCTGTCGCGCACTGGGCGGAAGTGGAACGTGCGATGA
- the pgl gene encoding 6-phosphogluconolactonase, translating into MIRNFPTRQAWAEAAADRLAEALAEALAADGRALFAGSGGSTPSPIYARLAQADLDWTKVTATLVDERYVPEASPASNAALLKRALLTGPAAAARFIPLYSPAVTVDRAAALASQTLAADGRPLDAVLLGMGEDGHICSMFPGSPTLTTLLTPSLKPAVYGVPAGRDGAAPPQERLTLNLPWLVTARCVVLALTGAKKRAVFKREAAGDPAVSPIAALVAANAPLEVIWTEAD; encoded by the coding sequence ATGATCCGGAACTTTCCCACCCGCCAGGCCTGGGCCGAGGCCGCCGCAGACCGGCTGGCCGAAGCGCTGGCGGAGGCGCTTGCGGCCGACGGGCGCGCCCTGTTCGCGGGGTCAGGCGGGTCGACCCCCTCGCCCATCTATGCACGGTTGGCGCAGGCCGATCTCGACTGGACCAAGGTCACGGCGACCTTGGTGGATGAACGCTATGTGCCTGAAGCTTCACCCGCCTCGAACGCGGCCCTGTTGAAGCGCGCCCTTCTGACCGGCCCCGCCGCCGCGGCGCGGTTCATCCCGCTCTACAGTCCCGCCGTGACGGTGGATCGGGCGGCCGCTCTCGCATCGCAGACGCTGGCCGCAGACGGCCGCCCGCTGGACGCGGTCCTACTGGGCATGGGCGAGGACGGGCATATCTGTTCCATGTTCCCCGGCAGCCCGACGCTGACCACCCTTCTGACGCCCAGCCTGAAACCCGCCGTCTACGGCGTGCCGGCCGGGCGTGACGGCGCGGCGCCGCCGCAGGAGCGACTGACGCTCAACCTGCCGTGGCTGGTCACGGCGCGCTGCGTGGTGCTGGCCCTGACCGGTGCCAAGAAGCGCGCCGTGTTCAAGCGTGAGGCGGCGGGCGATCCGGCCGTCAGCCCCATCGCCGCCCTGGTCGCGGCGAACGCCCCCCTTGAAGTAATCTGGACGGAGGCCGACTGA